A genomic window from Halorubrum trapanicum includes:
- a CDS encoding stage II sporulation protein M: MDLSAAVTATTATLRRRPADVLPFYLLGTAIPVIARLGTFAALAGIYLHLELTGRLAAAGEALAGVEPPPDTQDAEAFQAWAEGLTPAFEPLLTPTVGILFAAGVLVSVVLAVVAYAVVSAGQLSAVIASLRDERGLVGGIAGARSRWLTFLGLYVAELLLWIGVVALGSLAVGAAFLANPFLGAAVAVAALLVGLVALALVRILFAFAPVAVVVDDAGVVGGIEGAGGFVRSNPVDAAAYLVVAIGALVAVASVASGIAFLGGGPVVALASAVVVAPALDLLKTVLYGDYRGTVDPVSPPEAGVRAQFVGGLRRGWRELAGFVRSTPGSHALALAVAVGFGAVGWYAAAPFAETVPTSIEGRIAGQIPPVATLTYFGNNWGVAIATAFSGVGLALPALSSLAFNGLALGATAALEENLLALVAFVVPHGIFEIPALIASGALGIHLGAVSWRTFRGRASRARLADALEAAFWVTVGLGILFAVAAVIEGFVSPYYWRPFL, encoded by the coding sequence ATGGACCTCTCCGCCGCCGTCACGGCAACGACAGCGACCCTCCGCCGACGCCCCGCAGACGTCCTCCCCTTCTACCTCCTCGGCACCGCGATACCGGTGATCGCCCGCCTCGGCACGTTCGCCGCGCTCGCGGGGATCTACCTCCACCTCGAACTCACCGGGCGACTCGCGGCCGCCGGCGAGGCGCTCGCCGGGGTCGAGCCGCCGCCGGACACGCAGGACGCCGAGGCGTTTCAGGCGTGGGCCGAGGGGCTGACGCCCGCGTTCGAGCCCCTGTTGACGCCGACCGTCGGGATCCTGTTCGCCGCCGGCGTGCTCGTCTCCGTCGTCCTCGCGGTCGTCGCGTACGCCGTCGTCTCTGCGGGCCAGCTCTCGGCCGTCATCGCGAGCCTCCGCGACGAACGGGGGCTCGTCGGCGGGATCGCGGGCGCCCGGTCGAGGTGGCTCACGTTCCTCGGGCTGTACGTCGCCGAGCTGCTCCTCTGGATCGGCGTCGTCGCGCTCGGGTCGCTCGCGGTCGGCGCGGCGTTCCTCGCGAACCCGTTCCTCGGGGCCGCGGTCGCGGTCGCCGCCCTCCTCGTCGGTCTCGTCGCCCTCGCGCTCGTCCGGATCCTCTTCGCGTTCGCGCCGGTGGCCGTCGTCGTCGACGACGCCGGCGTGGTCGGTGGGATCGAGGGCGCGGGCGGCTTCGTGCGCTCGAACCCCGTCGACGCCGCGGCCTACCTCGTGGTCGCGATCGGCGCGCTGGTCGCCGTCGCGTCGGTCGCCTCCGGGATCGCGTTCCTCGGCGGCGGCCCCGTCGTCGCGCTCGCCAGCGCGGTCGTCGTCGCGCCCGCGCTCGACCTGTTGAAGACCGTCCTCTACGGCGACTACCGCGGGACGGTCGACCCGGTCTCGCCGCCCGAGGCCGGCGTCCGCGCCCAGTTCGTCGGCGGCCTCCGCCGCGGGTGGCGCGAGCTGGCCGGGTTCGTCCGCTCGACGCCGGGCAGTCACGCCCTCGCGCTCGCGGTCGCGGTCGGCTTCGGCGCGGTCGGGTGGTACGCCGCCGCGCCGTTCGCCGAAACGGTCCCGACCTCGATCGAGGGGCGGATCGCCGGACAGATCCCGCCCGTGGCGACGCTGACGTACTTCGGGAACAACTGGGGGGTCGCGATCGCGACCGCCTTCTCCGGCGTCGGCCTCGCCCTCCCCGCGCTCTCGTCGCTCGCGTTCAACGGCCTCGCGCTCGGCGCCACCGCCGCCTTGGAGGAGAACCTCCTCGCGCTCGTCGCGTTCGTGGTCCCGCACGGGATCTTCGAGATCCCCGCGCTCATTGCCTCGGGCGCGCTCGGGATCCACCTCGGCGCCGTCTCGTGGCGGACGTTCCGCGGCCGCGCGAGCCGCGCGCGGCTCGCCGACGCCTTGGAGGCCGCGTTCTGGGTGACCGTCGGGCTCGGAATCTTATTCGCCGTCGCCGCCGTCATCGAGGGGTTCGTCAGCCCGTACTACTGGCGGCCGTTCCTGTGA